Proteins found in one Bremerella volcania genomic segment:
- a CDS encoding FixH family protein yields the protein MPNIRTVEAPQSVETAIAEVNAKWLWGSVVIGLLLMQIVMCVVAAILAVQSEATNVVPDYYQKAVHYQDTSPVQPNLSNPE from the coding sequence ATGCCAAATATTCGGACCGTAGAAGCACCGCAATCGGTTGAAACGGCCATTGCGGAAGTGAATGCCAAATGGCTATGGGGGAGCGTCGTTATCGGCCTGCTTCTGATGCAGATCGTGATGTGCGTGGTCGCAGCCATCTTGGCCGTGCAATCGGAAGCGACCAATGTCGTCCCGGACTACTATCAGAAGGCCGTGCATTACCAAGATACGTCGCCGGTTCAACCGAACCTCAGCAACCCCGAGTAA
- the ccoG gene encoding cytochrome c oxidase accessory protein CcoG, translated as MSDEFLTPDEHVLSTLESDGSRRWLFPRLSRGHYWYIRRIVGFLLIAIFVGLPHIYINGKPSILLDITQREFTIFGYTFLPTDTLLLALLMISVFLTIFLLTALFGRVWCGWACPQTVYLEFVYRPIERFFLGTSGRGGVPSSKVPGYRRVAMYAVYLLLSMGLAHTFLAYFVGVERLSHWVTQSPFEHPGPFLVMGLTTGLMMFDFVFFREQLCLIACPYGRFQSVLLDRNSLIVAYDTIRGEPRGKRKHELPIVSNQQGDCIDCGLCVRTCPTGIDIRDGLQMECVHCTQCIDACDEIMTKIDKPTGLIRYSSQDAIEGGKQKFLRPRVIVYPTLLAIVITLMVVTFANKKSFDVTLIRGVGIPFSIAQDGHVENALQLKLVNRLETADELNITIQPDTLQLEIAEQVTLDPKATQTVPIVVIANRPDFQGGKIRATIEIESTQSSDVRRIECQIFGP; from the coding sequence ATGAGTGACGAGTTTTTAACTCCGGACGAGCATGTGCTTTCGACGCTTGAATCAGACGGTTCACGTCGCTGGCTCTTTCCGCGTCTTTCACGCGGACACTACTGGTACATTCGTCGCATCGTCGGTTTCCTGTTGATCGCGATTTTTGTGGGCTTGCCGCATATCTACATCAACGGAAAACCAAGCATCCTGCTTGATATCACGCAGCGCGAGTTCACGATCTTCGGCTACACTTTTCTGCCGACCGATACCCTGCTGCTCGCGCTGTTGATGATTAGCGTCTTTTTAACCATCTTCCTGCTGACGGCACTTTTTGGGCGAGTCTGGTGCGGTTGGGCGTGCCCTCAAACGGTATACCTCGAGTTCGTCTATCGACCGATCGAACGGTTTTTCCTGGGCACCAGTGGCCGCGGCGGTGTTCCCAGCAGCAAAGTCCCCGGATATCGCCGCGTCGCCATGTATGCGGTGTACCTCCTCCTTTCGATGGGACTGGCTCACACATTTCTGGCTTACTTTGTCGGAGTCGAACGCCTTAGCCATTGGGTTACGCAGTCCCCCTTCGAGCATCCCGGACCATTCCTGGTGATGGGCCTGACCACTGGGTTGATGATGTTCGACTTTGTCTTTTTTCGCGAACAGCTTTGCCTGATTGCTTGCCCCTACGGGCGTTTTCAGTCAGTCCTGCTCGACCGCAACTCACTGATCGTCGCCTACGATACGATCCGCGGAGAACCTCGCGGAAAGCGGAAGCACGAACTGCCGATCGTCTCGAACCAGCAGGGAGACTGCATCGATTGCGGTCTTTGCGTGCGAACATGCCCCACCGGCATCGATATCCGCGACGGGCTGCAGATGGAATGCGTTCACTGCACGCAGTGTATCGATGCGTGCGACGAGATCATGACCAAGATCGACAAGCCAACCGGGCTGATTCGATATTCCAGCCAGGACGCGATCGAAGGTGGGAAACAAAAGTTCCTTCGCCCCCGCGTCATCGTCTATCCAACCCTGCTGGCCATCGTGATTACCCTGATGGTCGTCACGTTCGCCAATAAGAAATCATTCGACGTCACGCTGATCCGTGGCGTGGGGATTCCCTTCTCGATCGCCCAGGATGGACATGTCGAGAACGCGCTGCAATTGAAACTAGTGAACCGACTGGAAACGGCGGATGAGTTAAATATCACCATCCAGCCCGACACGCTGCAATTGGAAATTGCCGAGCAAGTGACGCTCGATCCGAAAGCGACGCAAACGGTTCCGATCGTCGTGATTGCCAATCGCCCTGACTTCCAAGGGGGCAAGATTCGCGCCACGATTGAAATTGAAAGCACCCAGTCCAGCGATGTAAGGAGGATCGAATGCCAAATATTCGGACCGTAG
- the ccoN gene encoding cytochrome-c oxidase, cbb3-type subunit I, which produces MNDSGNGQSDSTDDVKNLPLENGTLGGHLETFSYDDRITRQFMTATVIWGMVAFLVGLTVALELVLPSLSMGFEFLSFGRLRPLHTNAAIFAFAGNSIFAAIYYSTQRLLKTRMWSDTLSQLHFWGWQFIILCAAITLPLGITQSKEYAELEWPIDLLIAVVWAGFFGINFFMTLVKRRERHIYVAIWFYIATIITVALLHIFNNLVVPTGLFKSYPVYAGVQDAFMQWWYGHNAVAFFLTTPFLGLMYYFLPKAANRPVFSYKLSILHFWSLVFIYIWAGPHHLHYTAIPEWASSLGMIFSIMLWMPSWGGMINGLLTLRGAWRKVTEDPVLKFFVVGITFYGMSTFEGPMLSVKAVNSLSHYTDWTIAHVHSGALGWNGFMTFGMIYWLLPRVFQTELYSKKLAEWHFWLGLIGILLYIVPIYGVGVYQGLLWFAINDMGNLSYPNFIETTVNLAPFYWIRVLGGACYIGGGVMLSINVYRTWCARPAVYEEPQYQAAPLRSDYVDTPLEESNLKQVLEVAKKLDVFTKLGWHRRWERKPIIFSIFVALAVIAASLFEIIPTFLIRSNVPTIPSVQPYTPLELAGRDIYVAEGCYNCHSQMIRPIVAETKRYGEYSKPGEFVYDHPFQWGSRRIGPDLARQGGRNSHAWHIYHFRNPSEFVKGSIMPSYPHFETQDLNFNTIPQRIQAAAYLGAPYSEEELNNSIDLAKAQAQKIADEIVQQNGPEGLESKKVVALIAYLQRLGTDLFKAPPTSEEQSNEQAEPENPADVALSSE; this is translated from the coding sequence ATGAACGATTCGGGCAATGGGCAAAGTGATTCAACGGATGATGTCAAAAACTTGCCTCTTGAGAATGGTACCCTCGGTGGTCATCTGGAAACGTTCTCCTATGACGACCGAATTACCCGGCAGTTCATGACGGCGACGGTTATTTGGGGCATGGTGGCGTTTCTGGTTGGGCTGACGGTCGCCTTGGAACTCGTCCTACCATCTCTATCAATGGGGTTCGAGTTTTTAAGCTTTGGGCGGTTACGGCCTTTGCACACCAACGCGGCCATCTTCGCCTTTGCAGGCAACTCGATTTTCGCGGCCATCTATTATTCCACACAGCGACTACTCAAGACGCGGATGTGGTCCGATACGCTGAGCCAGCTTCATTTCTGGGGCTGGCAGTTCATCATTCTATGTGCCGCGATAACTCTTCCGCTGGGAATCACGCAGAGTAAAGAGTACGCCGAGTTGGAATGGCCAATCGACCTGCTGATCGCCGTGGTGTGGGCAGGCTTCTTTGGCATCAACTTCTTCATGACCTTGGTCAAACGGCGGGAACGTCACATCTATGTGGCCATCTGGTTTTATATCGCGACGATCATTACCGTGGCCTTGCTGCACATCTTCAATAACTTGGTCGTGCCGACCGGCCTATTCAAAAGCTATCCAGTTTATGCGGGTGTCCAAGACGCGTTCATGCAGTGGTGGTATGGCCACAATGCCGTGGCGTTCTTTCTGACGACACCTTTTCTGGGCCTGATGTACTACTTTCTGCCCAAGGCCGCCAATCGGCCTGTTTTCTCGTACAAACTCAGTATCTTGCACTTCTGGTCGTTGGTCTTCATTTACATCTGGGCAGGCCCGCACCATTTGCACTACACGGCCATCCCGGAGTGGGCTTCCTCGTTGGGGATGATCTTTTCGATCATGCTGTGGATGCCTTCGTGGGGAGGGATGATCAACGGTCTGCTCACGCTACGCGGGGCATGGCGCAAGGTGACCGAAGACCCTGTGCTGAAGTTCTTCGTGGTGGGTATCACCTTCTATGGGATGTCGACGTTCGAAGGCCCCATGCTTTCGGTCAAAGCGGTGAACTCCCTGTCGCATTACACCGACTGGACCATTGCCCACGTGCATAGTGGTGCGTTGGGTTGGAATGGTTTCATGACCTTTGGAATGATCTATTGGCTTTTGCCTCGCGTCTTCCAAACCGAGCTTTACAGCAAGAAGCTGGCTGAATGGCACTTCTGGTTGGGGTTGATCGGAATCTTGCTGTATATCGTTCCGATCTACGGCGTCGGGGTTTATCAAGGGCTGCTCTGGTTTGCCATCAACGACATGGGGAACTTGTCGTATCCAAACTTTATCGAGACGACCGTCAACCTGGCACCGTTCTATTGGATTCGCGTTCTGGGTGGCGCGTGCTATATCGGTGGTGGCGTGATGCTTTCGATCAATGTCTACCGAACCTGGTGCGCTCGTCCGGCAGTTTACGAAGAGCCTCAATACCAGGCCGCACCACTGCGGAGCGATTACGTCGATACCCCGCTGGAAGAGTCCAATCTGAAGCAGGTTCTCGAGGTCGCCAAAAAGCTAGACGTGTTTACGAAGTTGGGATGGCATCGCCGCTGGGAACGAAAGCCGATCATCTTCAGCATCTTTGTCGCCTTGGCAGTGATTGCCGCTTCGCTGTTTGAAATCATTCCCACCTTCCTGATTCGCTCGAACGTACCCACGATCCCTTCCGTGCAGCCCTATACGCCGCTGGAACTGGCAGGACGCGACATTTACGTTGCCGAAGGCTGCTACAACTGTCACTCGCAAATGATTCGTCCAATCGTGGCGGAGACGAAACGCTACGGTGAATACTCGAAACCTGGTGAATTCGTCTACGACCATCCGTTTCAGTGGGGATCGCGCCGCATCGGCCCCGACCTCGCGCGTCAAGGTGGTCGGAATTCACATGCCTGGCATATCTATCACTTCCGCAATCCAAGCGAGTTCGTGAAGGGTTCGATCATGCCCAGCTATCCACACTTTGAAACGCAGGACCTGAACTTCAACACCATTCCCCAACGCATTCAGGCCGCGGCCTACCTCGGTGCACCCTATAGCGAGGAAGAACTGAACAACTCGATCGACTTGGCCAAGGCCCAGGCCCAGAAGATCGCCGACGAAATCGTCCAGCAGAATGGCCCTGAGGGCCTGGAGTCGAAGAAGGTGGTCGCCTTGATCGCGTATCTACAGCGTCTGGGTACCGACTTGTTCAAAGCGCCGCCCACTTCCGAAGAACAGTCCAATGAGCAAGCGGAACCTGAAAACCCGGCGGACGTCGCTCTCAGCAGCGAATAA
- a CDS encoding cbb3-type cytochrome c oxidase N-terminal domain-containing protein — translation MSTNTETKPPVDDGAIPNDPLTDHSYDGIQEFDNPMPGWWKMLFLLSILYSIGYWVYYENGITPDRSIIAAYDRAFAANLRLQFAEIGDLQPDRETILKFADDPKWLKVGQAVFQTNCTSCHGTKAEGRVGPNLTDDKWKNVKQVEDIAKVINNGAAGNAMPAWQTKLHPNEVVLLSSYLLSLQGSVPPGEGLKPIPGEIHEISDLTSAPAAEDKPADSTTKPAENNE, via the coding sequence ATGAGCACCAACACAGAGACCAAGCCGCCTGTCGACGATGGGGCGATTCCGAACGATCCACTCACCGACCACTCGTACGATGGCATCCAGGAATTCGACAACCCGATGCCTGGTTGGTGGAAGATGCTGTTCTTGCTGTCGATTCTGTATTCGATTGGATACTGGGTCTATTACGAAAACGGCATTACGCCGGATCGTTCGATCATCGCGGCCTACGATCGCGCATTCGCGGCCAACTTGCGGCTACAGTTTGCCGAAATTGGCGACTTGCAACCTGACCGCGAAACCATTTTGAAGTTCGCCGACGATCCGAAATGGCTCAAGGTCGGTCAGGCCGTCTTCCAAACCAATTGTACGTCGTGCCACGGAACAAAAGCGGAAGGCCGTGTCGGGCCTAACTTGACCGACGATAAATGGAAGAACGTCAAGCAAGTTGAAGACATTGCCAAGGTGATCAACAACGGGGCCGCAGGCAACGCGATGCCTGCCTGGCAAACCAAATTGCATCCGAATGAAGTGGTTTTGTTGTCATCGTATCTTCTCTCGCTTCAGGGCTCCGTTCCGCCAGGTGAGGGGCTAAAGCCGATCCCGGGAGAGATTCATGAGATTTCCGACCTGACGTCGGCCCCAGCTGCCGAAGACAAACCTGCCGATTCAACGACCAAACCGGCGGAAAACAATGAGTGA
- a CDS encoding sulfite exporter TauE/SafE family protein gives MEAVSIGLIILTASLAGSGHCVGMCGPFAILAGQSNTSSFARRSLAVGNYHLGRLLTYLLLGIIAGSAGSLVDLGGSAMGLQRLAAWITGSIMIAYGLFAILRFSRLGSLHFALPEKIGSLVQKAFRWTGRLSGNTKALAIGGITAWLPCGWLYAFVLIALGTSSPWSGLFVMLIFWLGTIPLLSVFVFGIQKLSQPWKKWLPVATAVLLIVSGVFTLSVRAQAVFDTLEVNLSQSQTTTEAIQTVNTTPLPCCHCETACE, from the coding sequence ATGGAAGCAGTTTCGATCGGCCTGATCATTCTTACCGCGAGCCTCGCCGGCAGTGGACACTGCGTTGGCATGTGCGGGCCTTTCGCCATCCTGGCTGGCCAGTCCAACACGTCGAGTTTCGCCAGACGGTCGCTGGCGGTCGGAAACTACCACCTGGGGCGGCTGCTTACTTACCTGCTGTTGGGCATCATCGCAGGCAGCGCGGGATCCCTGGTCGACCTTGGCGGTAGCGCGATGGGGCTGCAGCGACTCGCGGCATGGATTACCGGCTCGATCATGATTGCCTATGGACTGTTCGCAATCCTGCGTTTCTCTCGCCTGGGATCGCTTCACTTTGCACTCCCGGAGAAGATCGGTAGCCTGGTCCAAAAGGCCTTTCGCTGGACCGGGCGCCTATCAGGAAACACTAAAGCATTAGCCATCGGCGGCATCACCGCGTGGCTTCCATGCGGTTGGCTCTATGCGTTTGTCTTGATCGCATTGGGGACCTCTAGCCCTTGGTCCGGCCTCTTCGTCATGCTCATCTTCTGGCTGGGAACGATACCGCTCCTTTCGGTATTCGTCTTCGGTATCCAGAAGCTGTCCCAGCCTTGGAAAAAATGGCTGCCCGTGGCGACCGCCGTGCTGCTGATCGTCAGTGGCGTATTCACGCTGTCGGTTCGTGCCCAGGCTGTCTTCGATACGCTAGAGGTCAATCTATCGCAATCGCAGACGACGACGGAAGCGATCCAAACGGTCAACACGACTCCCCTTCCCTGCTGCCACTGCGAGACGGCGTGTGAGTAG